In Populus alba chromosome 1, ASM523922v2, whole genome shotgun sequence, a single window of DNA contains:
- the LOC118056913 gene encoding basic leucine zipper 34 isoform X2, which yields MAQLPPKIPAVTQNWPSFSHQTMSNYFSNAAATMENHQPCWVDEFLDFTSTRRGSHRRSISDCITFIETTNMPSLVEDQCHDNNNSSSCNNNHSSSNALISANLGFDKLDDDQLMSMFSHDMSLSLPPSSSNPSTPSDQNSKNDEKPSMPTDQHHHQEEGNTEQQQAAVAKTEPGEVESSCKQEPHQPPLPTSSNNGDTINDPKRVKRILANRQSAQRSRVRKLQYISELERSVTTLQTEVSALSPRVAFLDHQRLILNVDNSALKQRIAALAQDKIFKDAHQEALKKEIERLRQVYHHQNLKKMNSSSHAAAAAAAREQSPNHEAIQCSEN from the exons ATGGCTCAATTGCCACCTAAAATTCCTGCTGTCACCCAAAATTGGCCTTCCTTTTCTCACCAAACAATGTCCAATTATTTCTCAAACGCTGCCGCCACCATGGAGAACCATCAACCCTGTTGGGTTGATGAGTTCTTGGACTTCACGTCCACCAGACGCGGGTCCCACCGCCGGTCTATTAGCGACTGCATCACTTTCATCGAGACGACCAACATGCCCTCCTTGGTGGAAGATCAATGCcacgacaacaacaacagcagcagctgcAATAATAACCATTCCTCTTCCAATGCCTTGATTTCCGCTAATCTTGGGTTCGACAAGTTGGATGACGACCAGCTCATGTCCATGTTTTCCCATGACATGTCCTTGTCTTTGCCACCATCCTCCTCCAACCCCTCCACCCCGTCCGACCAAAATAGCAAAAACGATGAGAAACCATCAATGCCAACAGATCAACATCACCATCAAGAAGAAGGAAACACCGAGCAGCAACAAGCAGCGGTGGCCAAGACCGAACCAGGAGAGGTGGAGAGTTCATGCAAGCAAGAACCACACCAGCCTCCTCTTCCCACATCTTCAAATAATGGTGATACCATCAATGACCCGAAGAGGGTGAAAAG AATTTTGGCAAATCGGCAATCTGCACAAAGGTCAAGAGTGAGGAAATTGCAATACATTTCAGAGCTTGAACGTAGCGTGACAACATTACAG ACGGAAGTATCAGCGTTGTCGCCAAGAGTTGCATTTTTAGACCATCAACGGCTGATTCTCAACGTTGATAATAGTGCCCTCAAGCAACGGATTGCTGCTTTGGCTCAAGACAAGATTTTCAAAGATG CCCATCAAGAGGCATTGAAGAAGGAAATAGAGAGACTCAGGCAGGTCTATCACCACCAGAATCTCAAGAAGATGAACAGCAGCAGCcacgcagcagcagcagcagcagcaagagaGCAATCACCAAACCACGAAGCAATTCAGTGTTCGGAAAATTAA
- the LOC118056879 gene encoding monofunctional riboflavin biosynthesis protein RIBA 3, chloroplastic-like produces MKEEDLERLKLPLMSPETENEDSSAPTLTITVDAKSGTCTGVSASDRAKTVLALSSPETKPEDFRRPGHVFPLKYRNGGVLRRAGHTEAYVDLVMLAGLPPVSVLSAIIDPDGSIVRSFDGPNKNRVYGLSNTTAKNLWSVHSVLIVGSSPSVSSTQSEEFIALKQQYQRLSTDYDQLHQIVIEIRSKMGDDPCASFWLYSPGNNQPPSPPPPIALPLF; encoded by the exons ATGAAAGAGGAGGATCTTGAAAGACTTAAGCTTCCTCTGATGTCGCCAGAGACAGAGAACGAAGATTCATCTGCCCCCACGTTAACAATCACTGTG GATGCAAAATCTGGAACATGTACTGGAGTATCAGCATCAGACAGGGCTAAGACTGTTCTTGCTCTTTCTTCTCCTGAGACCAAGCCTGAAGATTTTAGAAGGCCAGGCCATGTGTTTCCACTCAAGTATCGCAACGGTGGGGTTTTAAGAAGAGCTGGCCATACAGAGGCTTATGTAGATTTGGTGATGTTGGCTGGATTGCCACCAGTTTCTGTTCTTTCGGCAATTATTGATCCAGACGGTTCTATA GTCAGATCGTTTGATGGACCtaataaaaatcgggtttacggcctctccaacactacggccaAAAACTTGTGGTCGGTCCATAGTGTCTTAATCGTTGGGAGCTCTCCATCAGTATCAAGCACCCAATCAGAGGAGTTCATAGCATTGAAACAACAATATCAACGCCTCTCGACAGATTATGATCAGCTCCATCAAATAGTTATAGAGATTAGATCAAAGATGGGTGATGATCCATGTGCTTCCTTTTGGCTATACAGTCCCGGCAACAACCAGCCTCCTTCTCCTCCACCTCCCATAGCTCTGCCgctattttag
- the LOC118056773 gene encoding glutamate receptor 2.9: MATVHFELSLMAVVLLLTPSSSIAADRSSGTKGNLQHVNGVVGAIVDTSSRVGKEERVAMEIAREDLYRHSNQTLILHVNDTDQRKPIRAALAGMDLINTQVQAILGPQTWEEVSLIADICTKNKIPIFSFADTIPEWTTEKWPFLLGASHDNFAQMKAIAAIVKSWNWHRVTVIHEDVGSWTNGVIPYLHDSLGERGVEVSQFVGLSSFASSDLLSRELKNLESEQCRVFVVHLSLPLAVRLFEMAKKLKMMEKDYVWITTHHITSIVHSINASIISSMQGIVGVKSYFSETGTSFQDFSSRFRKRFRRENPEEENSEPGIYAVQAYDAIWTIARALKGSKRRNQELLEKVLQTDFHGLSGKVQFNNHKMAPTQMFQIINVVGKSYRELGFWSSGLGFSETIGKHAKYSPLMNDLEQVLWPGGPRYTPRGWTELTREKPLLVGVPAKSGYKEYVKVEYDQSRKETSFDGLAIQIFNATVRRLPFYLPYEFVAFNNISYDNLVGEIGKKFDAVVGDVAIVASRYSHVEFSHPFSETGLMLVVPARSSNKEWSFIKPFTKSMWASITVITIYNGFVVWLIERHAHPELGGSMLHQIGIMLWLSFNTLFSLQGGKLHSNLSRMSVVVWLFVALVVIQTYTANLTSMLTVQRLEPTVTSVEELLESNAAVGYCSSSYLEKYLVEVLRFPRDNVKHYASAEEYAEGFNKKEIAAAFIVTPLAKIFLAKFCKKFIAAGPTFNIGGFGFAFPRGSPLLASINEALLKVSENGTLVQLENNYIGVLKKCQDKEEENLSLSPNGFRALFIITGVTSTIALVIYIFCRRQGRGMNKKGGAIRGGGWLLWRPICREVKKRTGMAESSRAGG, encoded by the exons CCATCAGAGCAGCACTTGCAG GTATGGATCTCATCAACACACAAGTACAGGCTATTCTAGGACCGCAAACATGGGAAGAGGTGTCATTGATTGCTGATATCtgcaccaaaaacaaaattcccATTTTTTCTTTTGCGGACACAATTCCAGAATGGACGACAGAGAAGTGGCCCTTTCTACTTGGAGCTTCACACGACAATTTTGCACAAATGAAAGCCATAGCTGCTATTGTAAAGTCTTGGAATTGGCATCGGGTCACTGTAATACACGAAGATGTAGGTTCTTGGACGAATGGAGTCATACCATATCTCCATGATTCCTTAGGAGAAAGAGGTGTAGAAGTTAGCCAATTCGTAGGCCTCTCGTCTTTTGCTTCTTCCGATTTATTATCCAGAGAGCTTAAAAATCTTGAAAGCGAGCAGTGTAGAGTCTTTGTTGTTCATCTGTCATTACCATTGGCCGTGCGTCTATTTGAGATGgcgaagaaattgaaaatgatggaGAAAGACTATGTTTGGATCACTACACATCACATTACAAGCATTGTCCACTCCATCAATGCCTCTATCATCTCATCGATGCAAGGAATTGTAGGAGTCAAGAGCTACTTCTCGGAAACAGGAACAAGTTTTCAGGATTTTAGCTCAAGATTTCGTAAAAGGTTTAGAAGAGAAAATCCTGAAGAGGAAAACAGTGAGCCTGGGATTTATGCAGTGCAGGCCTATGATGCTATCTGGACAATAGCTCGAGCATTGAAAGGAAGTAAAAGGAGGAATCAAGAATTATTGGAAAAAGTTTTGCAAACTGACTTTCATGGCCTGTCAGGAAAAGTTCAATTCAACAATCACAAAATGGCTCCAACACAGATGTTTCAGATCATCAATGTGGTGGGAAAGAGTTATAGGGAACTCGGGTTCTGGTCAAGTGGATTAGGTTTCTCAGAGACGATTGGTAAACATGCTAAATACAGCCCTCTTATGAATGATTTGGAGCAAGTGCTTTGGCCAGGGGGGCCTAGATATACTCCTAGAGGATGGACCGAGCTTACAAGAGAGAAGCCACTGTTGGTTGGCGTGCCTGCAAAATCAGGTTACAAAGAGTACGTGAAAGTGGAATACGATCAATCACGGAAGGAAACTTCTTTCGATGGCCTTGCAATTCAGATCTTCAATGCCACGGTACGACGCTTGCCATTCTATTTGCCATACGAGTTCGTCGCCTTCAATAACATCTCTTACGATAATCTAGTGGGCGAAATTGGTAAG AAATTTGATGCCGTGGTCGGTGATGTGGCAATAGTGGCTAGCAGATACTCGCACGTGGAGTTCTCACATCCCTTCTCGGAAACTGGATTGATGCTCGTCGTCCCTGCTCGATCAAGCAATAAAGAATGGTCATTTATCAAACCCTTTACAAAATCCATGTGGGCTTCAATAACCGTCATAACCATATACAATGGTTTCGTTGTTTGGCTAATTGAGCGACATGCTCATCCTGAACTAGGAGGCTCCATGCTCCATCAAATAGGAATCATGCTTTGGTTATCTTTCAACACTCTTTTCTCTTTGCAAG GTGGAAAACTGCACAGCAATTTGTCAAGGATGTCAGTGGTGGTATGGTTGTTTGTTGCTCTAGTTGTCATACAGACATATACAGCCAACCTCACCAGCATGTTGACTGTCCAGAGGCTTGAACCCACCGTAACCAGTGTTGAGGAGCTGCTGGAAAGCAATGCAGCTGTTGGATACTGTTCAAGTTCATACTTGGAAAAATATCTGGTAGAAGTTTTACGCTTTCCTCGCGACAACGTTAAACATTATGCCTCAGCAGAAGAATATGCTGAAGGCTTCAATAAGAAAGAAATTGCTGCTGCCTTTATTGTAACTCCTTTGGCCAAAATATTCCTTGCAAAATTTTGCAAGAAATTTATCGCAGCTGGGCCAACATTCAACATCGGAGGGTTTGGATTT GCATTTCCCCGGGGATCTCCATTGCTTGCAAGTATTAATGAAGCTCTACTGAAGGTATCTGAAAATGGAACGCTAGTACAACTAGAGAACAACTATATTGGCGTACTTAAAAAATGCCAGgacaaggaagaagaaaatcttaGTCTTAGCCCCAATGGGTTCCGGGCACTCTTCATAATAACTGGAGTCACATCAACAATTGCTCTTGTGATTTACATTTTTT gtCGCCGACAAGGAAGAGGAATGAACAAGAAAGGTGGTGCTATTAGAGGCGGTGGCTGGCTTCTGTGGAGGCCAATCTGCAGGGAGGTGAAGAAGAGAACGGGGATGGCCGAGTCTTCACGAGCTGGTGGCTAG
- the LOC118056913 gene encoding basic leucine zipper 34 isoform X1, producing MAQLPPKIPAVTQNWPSFSHQTMSNYFSNAAATMENHQPCWVDEFLDFTSTRRGSHRRSISDCITFIETTNMPSLVEDQCHDNNNSSSCNNNHSSSNALISANLGFDKLDDDQLMSMFSHDMSLSLPPSSSNPSTPSDQNSKNDEKPSMPTDQHHHQEEGNTEQQQAAVAKTEPGEVESSCKQEPHQPPLPTSSNNGDTINDPKRVKSRILANRQSAQRSRVRKLQYISELERSVTTLQTEVSALSPRVAFLDHQRLILNVDNSALKQRIAALAQDKIFKDAHQEALKKEIERLRQVYHHQNLKKMNSSSHAAAAAAAREQSPNHEAIQCSEN from the exons ATGGCTCAATTGCCACCTAAAATTCCTGCTGTCACCCAAAATTGGCCTTCCTTTTCTCACCAAACAATGTCCAATTATTTCTCAAACGCTGCCGCCACCATGGAGAACCATCAACCCTGTTGGGTTGATGAGTTCTTGGACTTCACGTCCACCAGACGCGGGTCCCACCGCCGGTCTATTAGCGACTGCATCACTTTCATCGAGACGACCAACATGCCCTCCTTGGTGGAAGATCAATGCcacgacaacaacaacagcagcagctgcAATAATAACCATTCCTCTTCCAATGCCTTGATTTCCGCTAATCTTGGGTTCGACAAGTTGGATGACGACCAGCTCATGTCCATGTTTTCCCATGACATGTCCTTGTCTTTGCCACCATCCTCCTCCAACCCCTCCACCCCGTCCGACCAAAATAGCAAAAACGATGAGAAACCATCAATGCCAACAGATCAACATCACCATCAAGAAGAAGGAAACACCGAGCAGCAACAAGCAGCGGTGGCCAAGACCGAACCAGGAGAGGTGGAGAGTTCATGCAAGCAAGAACCACACCAGCCTCCTCTTCCCACATCTTCAAATAATGGTGATACCATCAATGACCCGAAGAGGGTGAAAAG CAGAATTTTGGCAAATCGGCAATCTGCACAAAGGTCAAGAGTGAGGAAATTGCAATACATTTCAGAGCTTGAACGTAGCGTGACAACATTACAG ACGGAAGTATCAGCGTTGTCGCCAAGAGTTGCATTTTTAGACCATCAACGGCTGATTCTCAACGTTGATAATAGTGCCCTCAAGCAACGGATTGCTGCTTTGGCTCAAGACAAGATTTTCAAAGATG CCCATCAAGAGGCATTGAAGAAGGAAATAGAGAGACTCAGGCAGGTCTATCACCACCAGAATCTCAAGAAGATGAACAGCAGCAGCcacgcagcagcagcagcagcagcaagagaGCAATCACCAAACCACGAAGCAATTCAGTGTTCGGAAAATTAA